TGTCCTTGGGGCCCTTGGCGCCGACCTCGGCGATGGCGGCCTGGACCTCGGCGGTGAGCTCGTCGGCGGACAGCTGCTTGGGGAGGTAGTTCTGGAGGACGGTGATTTCCGCCTCCTCCTTCTCCGCCAGCTCCGGGCGACCGCCGGACTTGAACTGGTCGATGGAGTCACGGCGCTGCTTGATGAGGCCGGTGATGACGGTCTGGATGCCCGCGTCATCGAGCGCGGAGGCACCGGGCTCCACTTCCTTGTACTTCACGGCGCTCTTGAGCATCCGCAGGACGCTGAGGGTGAGCTCGTTCTTGGACCGCATCGCGTCCTTCAGGTCCGCGTCGATCCGCTCCTTCAGGGTGGCCATGTCGCGACTCCTCAGGGGGAAGTGTGTTCGGGGACTGGACGACGGGAGCCAGGGCACCTGACAGCTTCAGGGGTGCCCCGGCTCGCGCGCGAGGCTCGCTCTAGAACGACTTGCGGGCCTTCTTCACAGCGCGCTTCTTGGCGGCGAGGGCCTTCTTCTTCCTCTTCACGGAAGGCTTCTCGTAGTGCTCGCGCTTGCGGATCTCGGAGAGGATTCCGGCCTTCTCGGTGGCCTTCTTGAAACGCTTGAGGGCGCTCTCGATGGACTCGCCTTCCTTGACTCGGATACCGGGCATGCTGTCACCTCCTTCCGCCGTGCGTAGATGTGGGTGTGAATCGTAAGGGGCAGCGGGTATGTCCCAGCGCCCGGGAAAACGCAAGGGCGCAGGACGAAAACGCTACTGCCGTTGGACTAGAGTGTCTGCCCTGTGAGCCCTGCCCTCCTCCTGGTGGTGCTCCTGGCGACCGGCCAGC
Above is a window of Pyxidicoccus xibeiensis DNA encoding:
- the rpsU gene encoding 30S ribosomal protein S21 is translated as MPGIRVKEGESIESALKRFKKATEKAGILSEIRKREHYEKPSVKRKKKALAAKKRAVKKARKSF
- a CDS encoding GatB/YqeY domain-containing protein codes for the protein MATLKERIDADLKDAMRSKNELTLSVLRMLKSAVKYKEVEPGASALDDAGIQTVITGLIKQRRDSIDQFKSGGRPELAEKEEAEITVLQNYLPKQLSADELTAEVQAAIAEVGAKGPKDMGAVMKNLNPKLQGKAEGRAISEAVKAQLAKLSP